Genomic segment of Arctopsyche grandis isolate Sample6627 chromosome 3, ASM5162203v2, whole genome shotgun sequence:
agtaattggattattacgcagattgcaatcgcccaaaagacaatttttgccacgaaaatcacgaatacgtaAAATTTGGCACTCGTTTTActcaattgaacaataaatttTTAGCTGATAATCATAGACCGGCGCGAACTTGcacaccattgttcatttttatggtgaactttttttttgctctctagctttgtagttaaAACgccctatttcctggaaaaagcagtATTACCAGCATAGGCCGGCACGACCAGAGTAATGTTATAATAacagaagggcccttacgaatgaataaattgtgtcaatattacgcggtacgtctaaatttacgtataaaaatgaatcccatgttgtttattatgtgttttttaatgcattgtgcaatatttaacgatgcttgcccatcttgcgagtaatataaacaaacagagaagtttttatcggacatacgtcgagcaccaagcatcaaatacgactgatgctaaaattatttaggaatgtctgtggacaatcgttacttgacaacaatataacgcctaaagccacttctattattataactagtGAGCGGCCCTAGGATGCGCCAGCTCGAAGTAAATGCTTTTCTTTTGTTAATTTCTactgttaacctttttttttttgctccttagagcaaaaaaaaaggttatcaATAGAAATTACCAATAGGATCCCGTGTCAGCGCAATGATGCGCCGCTctttaattataacatttctctgggtacgaacctgcgcaccattgttcattttaatggtgaattttcctctttcctggaaaaacaTGCTTCACCGCCGAAgactaattacactgagcaacaaaaaatcacgtttttgagttaccagagcggagactaaccaatctttactaagtttgacccactgaattcgaatatgatattgattcgaatagaaatccgtaaaaaaaaaatatttttgattcgctagacaattaattagaagtattttaaagcaatcaaatataacaataactaggaaaaatatccgactattgattccaatactcactttgagtgtaacaatcctaaattttgagttaaagaccgcaaaaatcacggatttttttaaacgctcatatctcgtaaacgatcacccaccatcaaaaatcaatatcatattcgaattcagtgggtcaaacttagtaaagattggctagtctccgctctggtattttttttgttgctcagtgttatcagaCTCACTTGGTACATGCAATAGCATTAATGAATTTAGTTACAAGGCTTCTTCTAATTTCACATTCATATTTCATACgagtttgcattattttaaaatgtaagtttaccgaaataaattatttaaataaataatatatttttgtataacgaTACAGGTAGTTTAATGATAAGAATATTTGGAAAAgcatatttactatttattagtTCGATTGTGGCAAAGGTTGGTTGCACCTGACCGGCCGCGTGGGCTTAAATACGGGCGTTTTCGTGCTGGAAGCCATTCGCTCGCCAGAGTTCGTCCGGTTCGGACGTCTGTCAGCTGTTTTCACTTGACGAATCTTTCGCTAGCCGAAGATGACCGGTCGTGGCAAGGGAGGAAAGGGGTTGGGAAAAGGGGGCGCTAAACGTCACAGGAAGGTGTTGCGAGACAACATCCAGGGCATCACCAAACCCGCCATCAGACGTCTCGCCCGCCGTGGAGGAGTCAAGCGTATCTCGGGTCTGATCTACGAGGAAACCAGAGGTGTCCTCAAGGTATTCCTAGAAAACGTGATCAGGGATGCCGTCACCTACACCGAGCACGCCAAGCGCAAGACCGTCACTGCCATGGACGTGGTCTACGCCCTCAAGAGACAAGGACGCACCCTCTACGGATTCGGCGGTTAAACATCGCATGCTACTATAACATCTTCAATCTGCATATCAACAGGCATCAATTTCAAAACGGCCCTTTTCAGGGCCACCAACCTATTTAATAAACGAATCGGTTTCGTTTGAAGTCACATTGCAATAATAGCGCTTCATATTCACGTACGTGTAACGTGAGACATTGACAACGTTTCGTCATATCAGCAGTAGTGATATGTAATGGAATTTCtcaatgcatataaatatatgctgACATGGCATTAATAGAACAATGTTTCGCAAGTTTCATTTTTCATAAACAATGggtttcaaatatattatttgtcaAATCAACAGTCTATTAGTCATCAGTGTTGCAATAATTTAGGTGTCACGTCTCGAATGTGAAATTGCGGTGCACCTGGTTTTTCGCCATTTCTTATTAAACAAATTGAGACGTTTCATATTTGTATCTTGTGGGTAAAAGTTTACAGTCTTCACTCCCGTGCCTAGATTTGATATATTAATTGAggagaattttaattttgaacgaAATTTTAAGGCAAagaataaataatgattttgaTATTAAAGTTGAGGAAGTAATGCTTGACGATGAAGACTTTACATGTGAAAACTTTTCTGATAATGACTCCACTGGGGCTATATGCGAAGGTGTAAAAGAAGAGATGGTTGATGTAACTGATGATTCAACGGTATTTactttgaatttgatttgtgatttttaaatgctttttattatcacgaaattatgttcacaata
This window contains:
- the LOC143909451 gene encoding histone H4; this encodes MTGRGKGGKGLGKGGAKRHRKVLRDNIQGITKPAIRRLARRGGVKRISGLIYEETRGVLKVFLENVIRDAVTYTEHAKRKTVTAMDVVYALKRQGRTLYGFGG